In the genome of Acidobacteriota bacterium, one region contains:
- the grpE gene encoding nucleotide exchange factor GrpE, whose protein sequence is MPEDLAPQTEPGAAATAQPEAAAAQLQKERDEFYDLLLRTRADFDNYRKRVERERLEQGESAAADLLRDLLPVVDDLERALSAPADAAGAESYRRGVELIHRQVLELLRQRGVAPIEALGTDFDPHRHQAVAHEPAPGRREGEIIEEYRRGYMLGSRLLRPSMVKVAAGE, encoded by the coding sequence ATGCCTGAAGATCTCGCACCCCAGACCGAACCGGGCGCCGCCGCGACGGCGCAACCCGAGGCGGCCGCCGCGCAGCTGCAGAAGGAGCGCGACGAGTTCTACGACCTGCTGCTGCGCACGCGCGCTGACTTCGACAATTACCGGAAGCGCGTCGAACGCGAGCGCCTCGAACAGGGAGAGAGCGCCGCCGCGGACCTGCTGCGCGACCTGCTGCCGGTCGTCGACGACCTGGAGCGCGCGCTCTCGGCTCCCGCCGACGCCGCCGGCGCTGAAAGCTACCGGCGGGGGGTGGAACTGATCCACCGCCAGGTCCTCGAACTGCTGCGGCAGCGCGGCGTCGCGCCGATCGAGGCGCTGGGAACGGATTTCGATCCCCATCGCCACCAGGCGGTCGCGCACGAGCCCGCTCCCGGACGCCGCGAGGGGGAGATCATCGAGGAGTACCGCCGCGGATACATGCTCGGCAGCCGGCTGCTCCGCCCGTCCATGGTGAAGGTCGCCGCCGGCGAATAG
- the hrcA gene encoding heat-inducible transcription repressor HrcA, producing the protein MELHDRDRRVLETLVRCYIDTGEAVSSLWLATRGRSGVSSATVRNILSRLEEAGYVRQPHTSAGRVPTDRGYRVHVDQLLSTRRPAKTVPDVEERIKRAGTLDEAMSEVSNELSRVSHHIGFVLGPAPETATLKHIEFVPLEASRVLVVVVTGGGRITHKVVDLHETYTAVELQQSANYLNAEFTGLMLAEVRDAILARIREERSLYDALMARALQLAQSGLQAIVPESSLVVQGASMLVDELAAEASKAREEEARALGTLRTLFRMIEEKHRLIRLLSGYLDVPGLTIVIGTEHGTPELEPFSVVASTYDQGGRTGAVGVIGPTRMRYARAISLVDAVARAISVKNEDA; encoded by the coding sequence ATGGAGCTTCACGACCGCGACCGCCGCGTGCTCGAAACGCTCGTCCGGTGTTATATCGACACGGGCGAGGCGGTTTCCTCGCTGTGGCTCGCCACCCGCGGCCGCTCCGGCGTCTCGTCGGCCACCGTGCGGAACATCCTCTCGCGACTCGAGGAGGCCGGGTACGTGCGCCAGCCGCACACCTCGGCCGGGCGCGTCCCGACCGACCGCGGCTACCGCGTGCACGTCGATCAGTTGCTCAGCACGCGCAGGCCGGCGAAGACCGTGCCGGACGTGGAGGAGCGGATCAAGCGTGCCGGCACGCTGGACGAGGCGATGTCGGAAGTCTCGAACGAGCTGTCCCGCGTGTCGCATCACATCGGCTTCGTGCTCGGCCCCGCTCCGGAAACCGCCACCCTGAAGCACATCGAGTTCGTGCCGCTCGAGGCGTCACGCGTGCTGGTCGTCGTCGTCACCGGAGGCGGACGGATCACGCACAAGGTGGTTGACCTGCACGAGACGTACACGGCGGTCGAGCTGCAGCAGTCCGCCAACTATCTCAACGCGGAATTCACCGGCCTGATGCTGGCAGAGGTGCGCGACGCGATCCTGGCGCGGATCCGGGAGGAGCGGAGCCTGTACGACGCGCTGATGGCGCGCGCGCTGCAGCTCGCGCAGTCCGGCCTCCAGGCGATCGTGCCGGAAAGCTCGCTGGTCGTGCAGGGCGCGTCGATGCTGGTCGACGAACTCGCGGCGGAAGCGTCGAAGGCGCGCGAGGAAGAGGCGCGCGCGCTCGGGACGCTGCGGACGCTGTTTCGCATGATCGAGGAGAAGCACCGCCTCATCCGGTTGCTGAGCGGATATCTCGACGTGCCCGGACTCACCATCGTCATCGGCACCGAGCATGGCACGCCCGAACTGGAACCGTTCAGCGTGGTGGCCTCGACCTACGACCAGGGAGGCCGCACCGGAGCGGTCGGCGTCATCGGGCCCACGCGCATGCGCTACGCGCGCGCCATCAGCCTCGTGGACGCGGTCGCGCGCGCGATTAGCGTGAAGAACGAAGATGCCTGA
- the dnaJ gene encoding molecular chaperone DnaJ has protein sequence MSKRDYYEVLAVPRTATDQEIKSAYRKLALKYHPDRNAGDKRAEERFKEAAEAYAVLADAQKRAAYDRYGHAGVGAGAGAGGFDPTIFADFNDIFGNLGDIFGFGEMFGGARRRGGAQRGSDLRYDLEISFEESARGSETTIQIPREETCETCHGSGAAPGSAPEVCSQCKGRGQLRFQQGFLTIARPCHVCHGTGRVIARPCTTCRGAGRVSNDRRITVKIPAGIATGQRLRLYGEGEHGTAGGPPGDLYVVVHVQDHPFFHREEDDLYCEAPVNFPTLALGGEIEVPTLDQPHLLTIPAGTQTGARFKLRGKGMPNVSGRGKGDLYVLVRAVVPNKLTKEQKKLVEQLANTLEPQKIDPTVAREGDEKPFFEKVKDIFG, from the coding sequence ATGTCCAAGCGTGATTACTACGAGGTCCTGGCCGTCCCGCGCACGGCCACGGACCAGGAGATCAAGAGCGCGTACCGGAAGCTCGCGCTCAAGTACCATCCCGATCGCAACGCGGGGGACAAGCGGGCTGAGGAGCGCTTCAAGGAAGCGGCCGAGGCGTATGCCGTCCTGGCCGACGCGCAGAAGCGCGCCGCGTACGACCGCTACGGGCACGCGGGCGTGGGCGCGGGCGCGGGGGCCGGCGGGTTCGACCCCACCATCTTCGCGGACTTCAACGACATCTTCGGCAATCTCGGCGACATCTTCGGCTTCGGCGAGATGTTCGGCGGCGCCCGCCGCCGCGGCGGCGCGCAGCGCGGATCGGACCTGCGCTACGACCTCGAGATCTCGTTCGAGGAATCCGCGCGCGGCAGCGAAACGACGATCCAGATTCCCCGCGAGGAAACCTGCGAGACCTGCCACGGCTCCGGCGCCGCGCCCGGCAGCGCCCCCGAGGTGTGCTCGCAGTGCAAAGGACGCGGGCAGCTCCGGTTTCAGCAGGGCTTCCTGACCATCGCGCGCCCGTGCCACGTCTGCCACGGCACCGGCCGCGTGATTGCCAGGCCGTGCACGACCTGCCGCGGCGCCGGCCGGGTGTCGAACGACCGCCGCATCACGGTGAAGATCCCGGCCGGGATCGCGACCGGCCAGCGCCTCCGGCTGTACGGTGAGGGAGAACACGGCACCGCGGGCGGGCCCCCGGGCGATCTCTACGTGGTCGTCCACGTGCAGGATCACCCGTTCTTCCATCGCGAAGAGGACGACCTGTACTGCGAAGCGCCCGTCAACTTCCCCACCCTCGCGCTCGGTGGAGAGATCGAAGTGCCGACGCTCGACCAGCCGCACCTGCTCACGATTCCGGCGGGCACGCAGACCGGCGCGCGCTTCAAGCTGCGCGGCAAAGGCATGCCGAACGTCTCCGGTCGCGGCAAAGGCGACTTGTACGTCCTCGTGCGCGCCGTCGTCCCGAACAAGCTCACCAAGGAACAGAAGAAGCTCGTCGAGCAGCTGGCGAACACGCTGGAACCCCAGAAGATCGACCCCACGGTCGCCCGCGAGGGTGACGAGAAGCCGTTCTTCGAGAAGGTGAAGGACATCTTCGGGTAA
- a CDS encoding 50S ribosomal protein L11 methyltransferase, translating to MKTPALIVRFSPERTSANRDLASAALLEFDTAAIHEVGDDEWRVFFRTADERDRAMTALATFGDARPIEIDTEDWARRTQETLRAVVVGDIVVAPPWDVPGEAAPKRVARRQEARGRVPEARKTLIVIEPSMGFGTAHHATTRLCLLALQEIDLRGRRVLDVGTGSGVLAIAAAKRGAAHVVAVDNDPDALAAARDNVSRNGVDVDLRAVDLQTERLPAADVVLANLTGAMLRRTASDLAAVARGGTLILSGLLTEEAGGVRAAFARFAASIDRRDQDGWSSLVCTIP from the coding sequence GTGAAAACGCCGGCGTTGATCGTGCGCTTCTCACCGGAGCGAACTTCGGCCAATCGCGACCTCGCGTCGGCCGCCCTGCTCGAGTTCGACACCGCCGCCATTCACGAAGTCGGCGACGACGAGTGGCGCGTCTTCTTTCGGACCGCAGACGAGCGCGACCGCGCGATGACCGCGCTCGCGACGTTCGGAGACGCGCGGCCGATCGAGATCGACACGGAGGACTGGGCGCGAAGGACGCAGGAGACCCTGCGCGCGGTTGTGGTCGGCGATATTGTCGTGGCGCCTCCATGGGACGTGCCAGGCGAAGCCGCGCCGAAGCGCGTGGCGCGAAGGCAGGAGGCCAGAGGCCGGGTACCAGAGGCCAGGAAGACCCTCATTGTGATCGAGCCGTCGATGGGGTTCGGCACCGCGCACCATGCGACGACGAGGTTGTGCCTGCTGGCGCTGCAGGAGATCGATCTACGCGGGAGGCGTGTGCTCGACGTGGGCACCGGCTCCGGCGTGCTGGCGATCGCTGCCGCGAAACGCGGCGCCGCGCACGTCGTCGCGGTCGACAACGACCCTGATGCGCTTGCCGCCGCCCGCGATAACGTGTCCCGCAACGGCGTGGACGTGGATCTCCGCGCGGTCGATCTGCAAACCGAACGGCTTCCGGCGGCCGACGTCGTGCTGGCGAATCTCACCGGCGCGATGCTGCGGCGCACCGCCTCCGATCTTGCGGCCGTCGCGCGCGGCGGCACCCTGATTCTCAGCGGATTACTGACCGAGGAAGCCGGCGGCGTGCGCGCGGCGTTCGCGAGGTTCGCGGCGTCCATCGATCGCCGCGACCAGGATGGATGGTCGTCGCTCGTCTGCACGATTCCGTAA
- a CDS encoding peptidylprolyl isomerase produces MFAGCKGADAKKAATPASATQGAVQPAATPAPPPPPKPVPQQIPGVVARVNGEAIGRAEFERAVKMLEARAGGPVPAERRDEILRGVLDNLVTYHVLSQEATRRSMGATDQEVQARMAEVRQQFPNEQAFAAALTERGIDAKLFEQNTRADLTVGKLMQAEASTATLVGETDAKEFYDRNPDQFKQPEQVRASHIFKRVAPGADAPAKQKARAALEPVLRQVKGSGDFAELARKHSEDGSAQAGGDLNFFGRGQMVPEFEKTAFAMKPGETSEIVESQFGYHIIKVTERRAERTVPFAEVKEQIAGFLKQQRQQEKTNALVEQLKAKAKIEILM; encoded by the coding sequence GTGTTCGCCGGCTGCAAGGGGGCCGACGCGAAAAAAGCCGCCACGCCGGCATCGGCCACCCAGGGCGCGGTGCAGCCCGCGGCCACACCTGCCCCGCCGCCGCCGCCCAAGCCGGTGCCGCAGCAGATTCCCGGCGTGGTCGCGCGCGTCAACGGCGAGGCGATCGGCCGCGCCGAATTCGAGCGTGCCGTGAAGATGCTCGAGGCCCGCGCCGGAGGGCCGGTGCCCGCCGAACGGCGCGACGAGATTCTGCGCGGCGTGCTCGACAACCTGGTGACCTACCACGTACTGTCCCAGGAAGCGACGCGGCGCAGCATGGGCGCGACCGACCAGGAGGTCCAGGCGCGCATGGCCGAGGTGCGGCAGCAGTTCCCGAATGAGCAGGCGTTCGCGGCAGCGCTCACGGAGCGCGGCATCGACGCGAAGCTGTTCGAGCAGAACACGCGGGCGGACCTGACGGTCGGCAAGCTGATGCAGGCCGAGGCATCCACGGCCACGCTGGTCGGCGAAACGGACGCGAAGGAGTTCTACGACAGGAACCCGGACCAGTTCAAACAGCCGGAGCAGGTCCGCGCGAGCCACATCTTCAAGCGCGTGGCGCCCGGCGCCGACGCCCCGGCGAAGCAGAAGGCGCGCGCCGCGCTCGAGCCGGTGCTGAGGCAGGTCAAGGGGAGCGGCGACTTCGCCGAGCTCGCCCGCAAGCACTCCGAGGACGGCTCCGCCCAGGCGGGGGGCGACCTGAACTTCTTCGGCCGCGGCCAGATGGTGCCCGAGTTCGAGAAGACCGCCTTCGCGATGAAGCCGGGCGAGACCAGCGAGATCGTCGAATCGCAGTTCGGGTATCACATCATCAAGGTGACCGAGCGGCGCGCCGAGCGCACGGTCCCCTTCGCGGAAGTGAAGGAACAGATCGCCGGCTTCCTGAAGCAGCAGCGCCAGCAGGAAAAGACCAACGCGCTGGTGGAGCAGCTCAAGGCGAAGGCGAAAATCGAGATATTGATGTGA
- a CDS encoding PBP1A family penicillin-binding protein, whose product MSATTRSSDASGRSRVPGRFRFRLAAGRPRLYLLAGALVPLLLVGLALVYYYLSFSRMIDGRLQGEREATVPRVYARPFQATVGDAIPLRQMVDRLNDLGYANRPRVAAAGEFAIGREAIALIPRSGPHEGRTLRIVFSGTDAGGIREIVTVPPSERVQRLTLESPLITALGASREKRRHVPLSRIPTHMVQAVLAIEDHRFYDHPGVDLIGVAGAMFTNIFGDKPYLAGGSTITQQLVKNMFLTPEKSPIRKLKDQYMALIMETRLSKNQILEMYLNDVYLGQRGSFAIHGVGEAARLFYGKDVSNVTLTEAATIAGVIQTARHSPFKSMERARERRNVVLGAMAEANFITKEAAARAVREPVVIAPRALDTEAPYFIDFIGQELQERYADLTASAKRLDVYTTLDLSLQRIAQDAVRAGLAQVDQLLARRKRGPAQAALVAVDPRSGEILAMVGGRSYNQSQYNRAVSARRQPGSVFKPFVYLAAFERAAEEGRTDLTPASVVADEPTEFTHDEQVYQPRNYDGEYDGAITFRRALALSRNIAAVKVAEAAGFDRVAALWRRIGQGSPARPYPSIALGVFEASPVEIATAFTLFPNGGAVRPLHAIARLDQEGRSLAPPIPGMKRAAREDTTFLVLNMMRSVLNEGTGAGARAAGFAADAAGKSGTTNDLRDAWFVGFTPELLTVVWVGLDDNQPVGLSGTQAALPIWTAFMKRAVGGRRSGVFDAPDGIVYVDIDRDTGRLAAPGCPRIFREAFLAGEEPTETCVLHTFYN is encoded by the coding sequence ATGTCAGCGACCACGCGTTCTTCTGACGCTTCCGGGCGCTCGCGCGTTCCCGGAAGGTTTCGGTTTCGGCTGGCCGCCGGCCGGCCGCGGCTGTACTTGCTGGCCGGCGCGCTCGTTCCGCTGCTCCTCGTCGGGCTCGCGCTCGTCTATTACTACCTGTCCTTCTCGCGCATGATTGACGGGCGGCTGCAGGGGGAACGCGAGGCGACGGTGCCGCGTGTCTACGCGCGCCCCTTCCAGGCCACGGTCGGCGACGCGATCCCGCTGCGCCAGATGGTGGACCGGCTGAACGACCTGGGTTACGCGAACCGCCCGCGCGTGGCGGCGGCCGGCGAGTTCGCGATCGGCCGCGAGGCCATCGCGCTGATTCCGCGCTCCGGCCCGCACGAAGGGCGCACGCTGCGCATCGTGTTCTCGGGGACGGACGCGGGGGGCATCCGTGAGATCGTCACGGTGCCCCCCTCCGAGCGCGTGCAGCGCCTGACCCTCGAGTCTCCGCTCATCACCGCGCTGGGCGCGTCGCGTGAGAAGCGGCGTCACGTGCCGCTCTCCCGGATCCCGACGCACATGGTCCAGGCGGTCCTCGCCATCGAGGACCACCGCTTCTACGACCATCCCGGCGTGGATCTGATCGGCGTTGCCGGCGCGATGTTCACGAACATCTTCGGCGACAAGCCCTACCTGGCCGGCGGCAGCACGATCACGCAGCAGCTCGTGAAGAACATGTTCCTCACGCCGGAGAAATCGCCCATCCGCAAGCTGAAGGACCAGTACATGGCGCTGATCATGGAAACGCGCCTGAGCAAGAACCAGATCCTCGAGATGTACCTGAACGACGTGTACCTCGGGCAGCGCGGTTCGTTCGCCATTCACGGCGTGGGCGAGGCGGCGCGTCTTTTTTACGGGAAGGACGTCAGCAACGTCACGCTGACGGAGGCGGCGACCATCGCGGGCGTGATCCAGACGGCGCGGCACTCGCCGTTCAAGAGCATGGAGCGGGCGCGCGAGCGCCGGAACGTGGTGCTCGGCGCGATGGCCGAGGCGAACTTCATCACCAAGGAGGCCGCCGCCCGCGCCGTGCGGGAGCCGGTCGTCATCGCGCCGCGCGCGCTCGACACCGAGGCGCCGTACTTCATCGACTTCATCGGGCAGGAGCTGCAGGAACGCTACGCCGATCTGACCGCGTCGGCGAAACGGCTCGACGTGTACACCACGCTCGACCTGAGCCTGCAGCGCATCGCGCAGGACGCCGTGCGCGCCGGGCTCGCGCAGGTGGATCAACTCCTCGCGCGCCGCAAGCGCGGCCCGGCCCAGGCCGCGCTCGTCGCCGTCGATCCCCGCAGCGGCGAGATCCTCGCGATGGTGGGCGGCCGCTCGTACAACCAGTCGCAGTACAACCGCGCCGTCAGCGCGCGCCGGCAGCCGGGATCGGTCTTCAAGCCGTTCGTGTACCTCGCAGCCTTCGAGCGTGCGGCCGAAGAAGGACGCACCGACCTGACGCCCGCCTCGGTCGTGGCCGACGAGCCGACCGAGTTCACCCACGACGAGCAGGTGTATCAGCCGAGGAACTACGACGGCGAGTACGACGGCGCGATCACGTTCCGCCGCGCGCTGGCGCTGTCGCGCAACATCGCGGCCGTGAAGGTGGCCGAGGCGGCCGGCTTCGACCGGGTGGCGGCGCTCTGGCGGCGCATCGGCCAGGGATCCCCCGCGCGCCCGTATCCGTCCATCGCGCTCGGGGTGTTCGAGGCGAGCCCGGTCGAGATCGCCACCGCCTTCACGCTCTTCCCGAACGGCGGGGCGGTGCGCCCCCTCCATGCGATCGCGCGGCTCGACCAGGAAGGGCGCTCGCTGGCGCCGCCGATTCCCGGCATGAAGCGCGCGGCGCGCGAGGACACCACGTTCCTGGTGCTCAACATGATGCGCAGCGTGCTCAACGAGGGCACGGGCGCCGGCGCGCGCGCGGCAGGCTTCGCGGCCGACGCCGCGGGCAAGTCCGGCACGACCAACGACCTCCGCGACGCGTGGTTTGTCGGGTTCACGCCGGAACTGCTCACGGTCGTCTGGGTCGGGCTCGACGATAACCAGCCGGTCGGGCTGAGCGGGACGCAGGCGGCGCTCCCCATCTGGACCGCGTTCATGAAGCGCGCCGTGGGAGGACGCCGCAGCGGCGTCTTCGACGCGCCCGACGGCATTGTCTACGTGGACATCGATCGCGACACGGGCAGGCTGGCCGCGCCCGGCTGCCCGCGGATTTTCCGCGAAGCGTTTCTCGCCGGCGAGGAACCCACGGAGACCTGCGTCCTGCACACGTTCTATAATTGA
- a CDS encoding XdhC family protein — translation MNEEVFAAANEALARGETVALVTIVRAQGSTPQRVGAKMLVYADGRTVGTIGGGCYEHDAFWKARDAIASGTPSLLRYELNDDFAQENGLVCGGQMEVYIEPLTAAPRLYIIGAGHVGWHLGRLAQEIGFRIHVVDDREKFANAERFPGAEIAVDDIPAWLATAELPADAFVTIVTRGHQHDLSALRALANRPLQYLGMIGSRAKVTRVYDALVQEGIPADVLRRVHAPIGLDLGAVTPAEIAVSIIAEMVAVRHGRDREAASKPLRYPPRQKGDSHTSPPVAGKV, via the coding sequence GTGAACGAAGAGGTCTTCGCGGCGGCAAACGAGGCGCTGGCGCGCGGTGAAACCGTGGCGCTCGTGACCATCGTCCGCGCGCAGGGCTCGACGCCGCAGCGCGTCGGCGCGAAGATGCTCGTCTACGCCGACGGCCGTACCGTCGGGACGATCGGCGGCGGCTGCTACGAGCACGACGCCTTCTGGAAGGCGCGCGACGCGATTGCCAGCGGCACGCCGTCGCTCCTCCGTTACGAGCTGAACGACGACTTCGCCCAGGAGAACGGGCTGGTGTGCGGCGGCCAGATGGAGGTCTACATCGAGCCGCTCACCGCCGCCCCGCGCCTGTACATCATCGGCGCCGGCCACGTCGGCTGGCACCTCGGCCGCCTGGCGCAGGAGATCGGTTTCCGTATCCACGTCGTCGACGATCGGGAGAAGTTCGCCAACGCGGAGCGCTTCCCCGGCGCCGAGATCGCCGTCGACGACATCCCGGCCTGGCTCGCGACGGCGGAACTTCCCGCCGATGCGTTCGTCACGATCGTCACGCGCGGGCATCAGCACGATCTGTCCGCGTTGCGGGCGCTGGCGAACCGGCCGCTGCAGTACCTCGGCATGATCGGGAGCCGCGCGAAGGTGACGCGCGTCTACGACGCGCTCGTGCAGGAAGGGATCCCGGCAGACGTCCTCCGGCGCGTCCACGCGCCCATCGGGCTGGATCTGGGGGCCGTCACGCCCGCCGAGATCGCCGTCAGCATCATCGCGGAGATGGTGGCCGTGCGCCACGGCCGGGACCGCGAGGCGGCGAGCAAGCCCCTGCGCTACCCGCCCAGGCAAAAGGGGGACAGTCACACGTCCCCCCCGGTCGCCGGGAAAGTGTGA
- a CDS encoding 5'-deoxyadenosine deaminase — protein MNDRLDVLEGSVLIRDGRIAAVGPGAAREQADATLDAGGRYLLPGFVQTHVHLCQTLFRGYADDMPLLDWLRRRVWPMEAAHNEASLRAATRLAAAELLRTGTTSVLTMETVHDTDVVFDALEKTGLRATVGKCMMDADADVPARLRERTRESIRESEALRRRWHGAAHGRLRAAFAPRFAVSCTRDLLESVGELSKETGAIVHTHASESRDEVTVVRGLSGMDNIEYLAATGLATERLCAAHCIWVDDRAQQILQERRVSVLHCPGSNLKLGSGIAPVPEMRARGISVSLGADGAACNNRLDMFDEMRLAATLQAMRRAPGALPARDVLWMATREGAHALGLEQEIGSVETGKRADLILVDRDQPHLLPGIDPYSTLVYSARGTDVWATFVEGHELVREGHLVREDAAEVSAEARAQAAQLLARAAVV, from the coding sequence ATGAACGATCGCCTCGACGTGCTCGAGGGAAGCGTGCTCATCCGCGACGGGCGCATCGCGGCGGTCGGGCCCGGCGCGGCGCGCGAGCAGGCGGACGCCACGCTCGACGCCGGCGGCCGCTACCTGCTTCCCGGATTCGTCCAGACGCACGTCCACCTGTGCCAGACGCTGTTCCGGGGCTACGCCGACGACATGCCGCTCCTCGACTGGCTGCGGCGCCGCGTCTGGCCGATGGAAGCGGCGCACAACGAGGCCAGCCTGCGCGCCGCCACGCGGCTCGCCGCGGCGGAGCTGTTGCGCACCGGCACGACCTCGGTGCTCACGATGGAGACGGTCCACGATACCGACGTGGTGTTTGACGCGCTCGAGAAGACCGGCCTGCGCGCCACGGTCGGCAAGTGCATGATGGATGCGGACGCCGACGTGCCAGCCCGGCTGCGCGAGCGCACCCGCGAATCGATTCGCGAGAGCGAAGCGCTGCGCCGCCGGTGGCACGGCGCCGCCCACGGGCGCCTGCGCGCCGCCTTCGCGCCCCGCTTCGCCGTGTCGTGCACGCGCGATCTGCTCGAGTCGGTCGGCGAGCTGTCGAAGGAGACCGGCGCGATCGTCCACACCCACGCGTCCGAGTCGCGCGACGAGGTCACGGTCGTGCGCGGGCTCTCGGGCATGGACAACATCGAGTACCTGGCGGCCACGGGACTGGCCACCGAGCGGCTCTGCGCCGCGCACTGCATCTGGGTGGACGACCGCGCGCAGCAGATCCTCCAGGAGCGCCGCGTGAGCGTGCTGCACTGCCCGGGCTCGAATCTCAAGCTCGGATCCGGCATCGCGCCGGTCCCGGAGATGCGGGCGCGCGGGATCAGCGTGTCGCTCGGCGCGGACGGCGCGGCCTGCAACAACCGGCTCGACATGTTCGACGAGATGCGGCTCGCCGCCACCCTCCAGGCGATGCGCCGCGCACCCGGGGCGCTTCCCGCCCGCGACGTGCTCTGGATGGCCACCCGCGAGGGGGCGCACGCCCTCGGCCTCGAGCAGGAGATCGGCTCGGTGGAAACCGGCAAGCGCGCGGACCTCATCCTCGTCGACCGCGATCAGCCGCACCTGCTTCCCGGCATCGATCCCTATTCCACCCTCGTCTATTCCGCCCGCGGCACCGACGTCTGGGCCACCTTCGTGGAGGGGCACGAGCTGGTCCGCGAGGGGCACCTCGTCAGGGAGGATGCGGCGGAGGTCAGCGCGGAGGCGCGGGCCCAGGCGGCGCAACTGCTGGCGCGCGCGGCTGTTGTATAA
- a CDS encoding 16S rRNA (uracil(1498)-N(3))-methyltransferase has product MLPRFFAPGAAGAEPVLALPDGEARHATRVMRLGAGDEIAVFDGRGGEWRARIARATKSEVRVERIGRLTPAREPRVAVTLLQAVLKGDHMDAVVRDASMLGASAIVPVITAHTIPHASAASAARARDRWQRVALASVKQCRRAWLPPVAAPVSLHEAIGAVAPRENQLIAVLAEPAAGMRGLSPADAVGVESAVLVVGPEGGWSATELSELAARGAAAMTLGALTLRADAAALVAISMLRAAWKDF; this is encoded by the coding sequence GTGCTGCCACGCTTTTTTGCGCCGGGCGCCGCGGGCGCCGAACCTGTGCTCGCGCTGCCCGACGGCGAAGCCCGCCACGCGACCCGCGTGATGCGTCTCGGGGCCGGGGACGAGATCGCCGTGTTCGACGGCCGCGGGGGCGAGTGGCGCGCACGGATCGCTCGCGCCACGAAATCGGAGGTCCGCGTCGAGCGAATCGGGCGGCTGACGCCCGCGCGCGAGCCGCGCGTGGCGGTGACGCTCCTCCAGGCGGTGCTCAAAGGGGACCACATGGACGCGGTGGTGCGCGACGCGTCCATGCTCGGCGCCTCCGCCATCGTCCCCGTGATCACGGCGCATACGATCCCGCACGCCAGCGCGGCGTCCGCCGCGCGCGCGCGCGACCGCTGGCAGCGCGTGGCGCTCGCCTCGGTGAAGCAATGCCGCCGGGCGTGGCTGCCACCGGTGGCTGCGCCGGTGTCACTCCACGAGGCGATCGGCGCGGTGGCGCCGCGCGAGAACCAATTGATCGCGGTGCTGGCCGAACCGGCGGCCGGGATGCGCGGGCTCTCGCCTGCAGACGCGGTGGGCGTCGAGAGCGCGGTCCTGGTCGTGGGACCTGAAGGGGGATGGTCGGCGACGGAGCTGTCGGAGCTGGCGGCGCGCGGGGCCGCCGCCATGACGCTTGGCGCGCTGACGCTGCGCGCCGATGCGGCGGCGCTCGTGGCGATCAGCATGCTTCGCGCCGCGTGGAAGGATTTCTAG